The following proteins come from a genomic window of Rutidosis leptorrhynchoides isolate AG116_Rl617_1_P2 chromosome 10, CSIRO_AGI_Rlap_v1, whole genome shotgun sequence:
- the LOC139872937 gene encoding protein LURP-one-related 12-like, with translation MVIVEERFVVEKETHLTVMKTSLFFSGDGFAVYDCKGQLVFRVDSYGPDSRDSGELVLMDHNGRCLLTVRRKRPSLHQRWEGFLGERREGEKPIFSVRRSSIIGRSNMTVELIGDRSNEYNIEGHFGNRNCAIYNSGKEIMAEIRRKVDATTNVMLGKDVFSLTLKPGFDGAFAMGLVLVLDQINGDDEGDDNDDDVVDIDPTAEDCNISSRVVE, from the exons ATGGTTATCGTTGAAGAAAGATTCGTAGTCGAAAAGGAAACTCATCTAACCGTCATGAAAACTTCCCTTTTCTTCTCCGGCGACGGTTTCGCCGTTTACGACTGCAAAGGTCAACTCGTCTTCCGAGTCGACTCGTACGGTCCCGACTCTCGTGACTCAGGCGAACTCGTCCTTATGGACCACAACGGCCGTTGCCTCCTCACCGTACGCCGCAAG AGGCCGAGTTTACATCAACGGTGGGAAGGTTTTTTAGGCGAACGGAGAGAAGGAGAGAAGCCGATATTTAGCGTGAGGAGATCGTCTATAATTGGAAGATCGAACATGACGGTGGAATTGATCGGTGACCGGAGCAATGAGTATAATATTGAAGGTCATTTTGGTAATCGGAACTGTGCGATTTACAATTCAGGTAAAGAGATAATGGCGGAGATTAGGCGGAAGGTGGATGCTACTACAAATGTGATGCTTGGTAAGGACGTATTCTCGCTTACATTGAAACCGGGATTCGATGGTGCTTTTGCGATGGGGTTGGTTTTGGTTCTTGATCAAATCAACGGTGATGATGAAGGAGATGATAATGACGATGATGTTGTTGATATAGACCCTACCGCAGAGGATTGTAATATTTCGTCAAGAGTTGTTGAGTAA